The Phycisphaerales bacterium DNA segment TCACCGCGTTGCAGCAGTCCAACGTGGGCATCCCCTCGGTGGCCGCGTCCCGCCTGGGCGGCGTCATTACCAGCAACGGCGTCGAGTTCCTCAACTCGCTCAAGGAAGGCCAGTACAACAGCGTGCGGCAGTCCTTCCAGCGCCGCGACTTCTCGGGCGCACAGGAAGTGCTCAACGCGGCAATCGACCAGATCACGTCGCTCCGCGGGCGGCTGGGCGCCTTCGAGCGCAACGTGCTGGACACCAACGTCACGTCGCTGCAATCGCAGTTCGAGAACCTCACCGCGAGCGTGTCGCAGATCCGCGACGCGGACTTCGCGATGGAGACGAGCCAGCTGACGAGGGCCCAGATCCTCTCCAGCGCGGGCACTTCGACCCTTCAGCTCGCCAATCAGCAGAGCCAGTCGGTGCTCCAGCTGCTCGGCCGCTAAGCCACCGCCCCCTCACAACCCGTACAGACCGCATCCAGAACCCCTTCAGGGCCCTCCTGAGGGGGCTTTTCTTGCGCGTTTCCGGTAATCCCGCGCGGGCTGCGCGGGATTTTGCGTTTTTTTGGACACACGCCGCTCAACCACCCCCCCGAAGTTCCCGATCCCAACGGTGTTCCTCACCCTGTTGGGTGCGGAATGCGTGGAAGCGGGACGGATCCCGAGTTCACGCGAGTCACGGGCCTGTCGGCGCCGGGCTCAGCGGTGGGACGCGTCAAGCCCACCGCCGACAGTCACCACCGCGGTCGTCCAGCCGCGGAGCTCGTACTCACTGCACGGAGGGTCCTCAGTATGTCTCGCATCAACACGAACGTTCAGTCTCTCGTCGCCCAGCGTGTTCTCTCGCAGAACAACATGGGCCTGTCCACCAGCCTCGAGCGCCTCAGCACGGGCCTCAAGGTCAACCGCGGCAAGGACGATCCGGCCGGCCTCATCGCCAGCCAGAACCTTGAGGCCGGTCAGAAGGGCCTCAACGCCGCCATCACCAACGCCCAGCGCACCGACCAGGTCGCCAACATCGCCGAGGGCGGCCTCCAGGAAGTCTCCGGTCTGCTGACCGAGCTCCAGGGCCTGCTCACCGCGTCGGCCAGCAAGGCCGGCCTCTCCGCCGAGGAGAAGGCCGCGAACCAGCTGCAGATCGACTCGATCCTTCAGACGATCGACCGCGTCTCCAGCGCCACCAACTTCCAGGGCATCAAGCTGCTCAACGGCAACTTCGACTTCAAGACCTCGGGCGTCGCCACCGGCGTGTCCGACTTCAAGGTCAACGGCGCGAAGTTCTCCGGCGCCAGCCTCCAGGTCGACGTGTCGGTGACCGCCTCCGCCCAGCAGGCCGGCCTGTTCCTCTCCGCCGGCGCCACCACCCTCAGCGTGGCCGCGACCAGCTCCTTCGTGATCGAGGTGTCGGGCAGCAAGGGCAGCCGCGAGCTGACCTTCTCCGACGGCACCTCGCTCGACACCATCAAGCAGACCATCAACAGCTTCAGCGACGTGACCGGCGTCCAGGCGACCACCTCGGGCACGGGCATCAAGCTCAACAGCTCCGACTTCGGCTCCAGCGAGTTCGTGTCGGTGAAGGTGCTGCACAACGGCGGCAACAGCGGCCAGACCGGCGTCTACAGCCTCGAGTCTGACGACTTCAACACCGCCGACACCTCGGGCGGCACCCTCTTCACCTCCTCGGCCGCCGCCAACGGCGTGACCGACAAGGGCCAGAACATCGCCGCGACCATCAACGGCATCAACGCCACCACCACGGGCAAGACCGCCCGCATCAACACCGACTTCCTCGACGTGCAGCTGACCCTCGACACCGACACCAGCCAGACCCTGGGCGTGGTGGGCGGCTCCAGCGGCGCCTTCACCATCACCGGCGGCGGCGCCGACTTCCAGCTCGCCGGCAACGTCGACATCGCCGGCAAGGTGTCCCTGGGCATCCAGGACGTCGCCGCCCGCAAGCTCGGCAACAGCACCATCGGCCACCTCGATTCGCTCTCCTCGGGCAAGGCCAACAACATCGTCGACGGCGATGTCGAGGACGCGCAGAAGATCGTCTCCGAGGCGATCAAGCAGGTTTCCGCTCTCCGCGGCCGCCTGGGCGCGTTCCAGAAGAACACCGTCGGCGCCACCATCCGCAGCCTCAACGTTCAGAGCGAGAACACGGCCGCGGCCCAGTCGGTGATCCGTGACGCGGACTTCGCCGCCGAGACCGCGTCCCTCACCCGCAGCCAGATCCTGGTGCAGGCCTCGACCAACATCCTGTCGATGGCCAACAGCCAGCCCCAGTCGGTCCTCTCCCTCCTCCGCGGCTAAACCCCGCGTAGGCGAGAACCCCTGAGTTTCCCCAAGCCCCGGCTCCTCGCGAGCCGGGGCTTTTCATTGACCCTCATTTGATGCCTTGGTGCCTCATGCCTTGATGCCTCTCTTCCAATCGACCCGTTCGACCCGATCTGCCGATGATGCGGCTGTGAGCGCACCCGCCCCACTGCCCCCCTCCGCCCGGCGCCGCAAGGGCGAGCCGCGCCCCGCCCTGCCTGACCACTTTGCGAAGCTCGTCGCCCACTTCATGGGGTTCCTCCGGGTGGAGTGCGGCCTCTCACAGAACACCCTCGACGCCTACGGGCGCGACCTCTACGACCTCCTGATGGACATGCACGAGAAGGGCGTCGGCGAGCTGCCCGCTATCTCCTCGCGCCACGTCTCCACCCACATCGCCGAGCTCAAAAGCAAGCGGCTGATGGAGGGCAGCTCGGTCATCCGCCACCTCGCGGCCATCAAGGTCTTCTTCCGCTGGGCCCTCTCCACCGGCCTCATCACAAAGGACCCCACCGAAGTCCTCGACCGCCCCACGCGCTGGAAGAAGCTGCCCGATGTGCTCTCGCCAAAGCAGGTCGCGGCATTGCTCGCCGCCCCCAAGCCGGAGTCACGCCCGAAGATGCCCGGCCAGGAGGATGTGCCCCTCTGGCTGCGCGACAAGGCGCTTCTGGAGCTGCTCTACGCCAGCGGCCTGCGCGCCTCCGAGGTCGCCGGCCTCACGCTCAACGAGCTGCACACCACCCTCGGCGTCGTCCGCGTCACCGGCAAAGGCAACAAGCAGCGGCTGGTGCCGATGGGCGCCCCCGCACGCGAGGCCGTGGAGCGCTACCTCGACGAGTGCCGCCCCAGGCTCGACCGCGCCGACGGGCGCGACAAGGGTCGCGTGCTGCTCTCACGCACCGGCCGTCCGCTCGAGCGCGTGGCCGTGTGGCAGATCGTCAAACGCTGCGCCCTTGAGGCCGGCCTCCGCGACGTGCACCCCCACACGCTCCGCCACAGCTTCGCCACCCACCTGCTCATCGGCGGCGCCGACCTCCGCGTCGTGCAGGAGATGCTCGGGCATGCGGATATTGCGACGACGCAGATCTACACCCACGTCGACCGCTCACGCCTCAAGCAGGTGCACGCGAAGCACCACCCCAGGGCGTGACCTCACTCTCTGTCCGCCCCCTGCACCGCTAGACAAAAATCCTCGATCATCTGCACGTCCTTCACCCCCGGCGCGTGCTCCACGCCCGCGCACGCCTCCACCGCCCACGGCCGCACCGCCAGGATCGCCTCCCCCACGTTCTGCGGCGTCAGCCCGCCGGTCAGGATGATCGGCTTGCGGATATTTTCGATGTGCGGCGTCAGCCGTGCCCAGTCGAACGCCCCCGGCCCGGGCGCCTGCACCATCACCGCGCAGACCTCCTCCACCTCATCCCACCGCGCCAGGTCCCGCGCGAACGTCGCCTCGTCATACCGAACCAGCTTGATGACGTCCGGCCCGCACGTCCGCACAAGCTGCACGTCCTCATCACCCGCGAACTTCGTGTAGATCGTCGGGCACGCCTCCTCCGCATCCACGAACTGGTCCACCGTCGGGTCGCAGAACTCCCCCACCGACGCCAGCAGCGGCGGCATCACGCTCATGATGTCGTACGCCGCGGCGGGGTCGATCGCCCGCGGGCTCATGGGCGTGAACACGAAGCCGATGGCGTCCGCCCCCGCGTCCGCGGCGATGAACGCCTGCTCCTCCTCGGTGATGCCGCAGACGGTGATGCGTGTGCGGGCCATGGCTCGCCTCCAAAGGCGGATCCTAGCCGCGCCCGGTAATTTGCACGGTTCACAGAGCCTTCACTGTCGCGGCGACGGGCGGGAAAGACACCCGGGGGAACCCACTCTATAGTCTGCCCCCCGGCGGCCCCCCATGGCGGGACCGACCCGCCGGTCCACACCGATCCAGCACCACAAGGGTGATACCAGATGGCAGCGTTTTCCAAGGGCCTCGAGGGCGTCGTTGCAGCCGAAACCCGGATGTCGTTCATCGATGGCGAGAAGGGCGTGCTCGAGTACGTCGGCATCCCCATCGGCGAGCTCGCCAGCAACTCCACCTTCGAGGAGACCGTCTTCCTCCTCTGGAACACCCGCCTCCCCAAGCGCGAGGAGCTGACCGCCTTCAACAGCGCGATCCGCGGTCGCTACGAGATGCCCGCCAAGATCGAGTCGCTTCTCACCGCCATGCCCATGGACGCCCAGCCCATGCACGTCATGCGCACGCTGGTCTCCGCCATGGGCCTGATCGACCCCGAGCCCAACGCCACCGACCTCGCCAAGGTCCGTGACAAGGCCCTCACCATGCTCGCGGTCACCCCCACCATCCTCGCGGCCTTCCACCGCCACCGCCAAGGCAAGCCGATCGTGCGGCCCGACAAGGGCCTGTCCATCGCCGAGAACTTCCTCTACATGCTTAACGGCGCCAAGCCCACGCCCGCGATGGCCAAGGCCCTGGACGTGTGCCTTGTCCTGCACACCGACCACGGCTTCAACAACTCGACCTTCGCCGCCCGCGTCGTCATCTCCACAATGAGCGACCTCTACTCGGCCCTCACCGCGGCCGTGGGCTCCCTCCGCGGCCCGCTGCACGGCGGCGCCAACGAAGAGGTCATGGTCATGCTCAACCAGATTCCCAACGTCGACGCGGCGGAGAAGTTCGTGCTCGACAAGCTCTCCAAGAAGGAGAAGATCCCGGGCTTCGGGCACCGCGTGTACAAGGCGTACGACCCGCGCGCCAGCCACCTCAAGGGCCTCGCCAAGCAGCTCGCGCAGGACACCGGCAACATGGACCTGTTCGACAAGTCCACCCGCATCGAGAAGACGATGGAGGGCGCCGTCGCCGCCAAGGGCATCTACCCCAACGTCGACTTCTACTCCGCCACCACGTACCACTGCATCGGCCTGCCCCTGGACCTCTTCACGCCCATGTTTGTCGTCGGGCGCGTCGGCGGCTGGTCGGCCCACGTCCTCGAGCAGCTCGCCGACAACCGCCTCTTCCGCCCCGCCGCGGCCTACGTCGGCCCGCACGACGTGCGCTACACGCCGATGGACAAGCGGTAAAGCGCTCTCGTGCCATCGAGATGTCCTCATCTCGATGCTCTCCTGCCACAACAACTGATTCACGAAAAAGGCCCTGCACGTCGCAGGGCCTTTTGCATGCCTCAACTCTTCACCCGCTTACCTCTTCGCCACTTCAGTCCTTCGCCTGCGCGTGCTCCGCATCCTCGCGGCAGTGCGCACACCACAGCACCGGATCACCCAGGTCCCCGAAGCTCGCCTTGCTCGCACCCGCGTCGCTCCGCCGCACGCCCTTCAGCTTCGACAGCATCCGCCGCTGGTACGCATCCGCGCCAAGCTCCAGCTTCGTCAGGCTGCTGCTGTAGTTGCTGCTCAGCTGCTCCTTGATGTTC contains these protein-coding regions:
- a CDS encoding flagellin, whose product is MSRINTNVQSLVAQRVLSQNNMGLSTSLERLSTGLKVNRGKDDPAGLIASQNLEAGQKGLNAAITNAQRTDQVANIAEGGLQEVSGLLTELQGLLTASASKAGLSAEEKAANQLQIDSILQTIDRVSSATNFQGIKLLNGNFDFKTSGVATGVSDFKVNGAKFSGASLQVDVSVTASAQQAGLFLSAGATTLSVAATSSFVIEVSGSKGSRELTFSDGTSLDTIKQTINSFSDVTGVQATTSGTGIKLNSSDFGSSEFVSVKVLHNGGNSGQTGVYSLESDDFNTADTSGGTLFTSSAAANGVTDKGQNIAATINGINATTTGKTARINTDFLDVQLTLDTDTSQTLGVVGGSSGAFTITGGGADFQLAGNVDIAGKVSLGIQDVAARKLGNSTIGHLDSLSSGKANNIVDGDVEDAQKIVSEAIKQVSALRGRLGAFQKNTVGATIRSLNVQSENTAAAQSVIRDADFAAETASLTRSQILVQASTNILSMANSQPQSVLSLLRG
- the xerD gene encoding site-specific tyrosine recombinase XerD, with the protein product MSAPAPLPPSARRRKGEPRPALPDHFAKLVAHFMGFLRVECGLSQNTLDAYGRDLYDLLMDMHEKGVGELPAISSRHVSTHIAELKSKRLMEGSSVIRHLAAIKVFFRWALSTGLITKDPTEVLDRPTRWKKLPDVLSPKQVAALLAAPKPESRPKMPGQEDVPLWLRDKALLELLYASGLRASEVAGLTLNELHTTLGVVRVTGKGNKQRLVPMGAPAREAVERYLDECRPRLDRADGRDKGRVLLSRTGRPLERVAVWQIVKRCALEAGLRDVHPHTLRHSFATHLLIGGADLRVVQEMLGHADIATTQIYTHVDRSRLKQVHAKHHPRA
- a CDS encoding citrate/2-methylcitrate synthase; this translates as MAAFSKGLEGVVAAETRMSFIDGEKGVLEYVGIPIGELASNSTFEETVFLLWNTRLPKREELTAFNSAIRGRYEMPAKIESLLTAMPMDAQPMHVMRTLVSAMGLIDPEPNATDLAKVRDKALTMLAVTPTILAAFHRHRQGKPIVRPDKGLSIAENFLYMLNGAKPTPAMAKALDVCLVLHTDHGFNNSTFAARVVISTMSDLYSALTAAVGSLRGPLHGGANEEVMVMLNQIPNVDAAEKFVLDKLSKKEKIPGFGHRVYKAYDPRASHLKGLAKQLAQDTGNMDLFDKSTRIEKTMEGAVAAKGIYPNVDFYSATTYHCIGLPLDLFTPMFVVGRVGGWSAHVLEQLADNRLFRPAAAYVGPHDVRYTPMDKR